The following proteins are co-located in the Desulfatitalea tepidiphila genome:
- a CDS encoding metallophosphoesterase: MRKTWGLLIFILAGLAAYYGFRVEPDWIAVRHVTVDVQPPFDALRGKTAVHLTDLHIGRMGKREARVLEIVGDVGPDMIFLTGDYIHWRGDAGPALAFLGRLGAPDGVWAVMGDYDYSDDRQSCLFCHARGSGAPTEAHGVRFLRNSGERVQMGGVPVLVGGVDGQAFREFDGWRSFLGGDGELPAVLLSHSPLVFDEIDGSQPILVLAGDTHGGQIPLPGWAWGMLGYEKTARYSQGWFQKGRSRMFVSRGVGTSHWSVRLLRRPEVVVLHFR; encoded by the coding sequence ATGAGAAAGACTTGGGGCTTGCTGATTTTCATTTTGGCGGGATTGGCGGCCTATTATGGATTTCGAGTGGAGCCGGATTGGATTGCGGTGCGGCACGTGACCGTGGATGTGCAACCGCCGTTCGATGCGTTGCGGGGCAAGACCGCGGTTCATTTGACGGATTTGCACATCGGGCGGATGGGCAAGCGGGAGGCCCGGGTTTTGGAAATTGTGGGGGATGTCGGCCCGGACATGATTTTCCTGACGGGCGATTACATTCACTGGCGGGGTGATGCGGGGCCGGCCTTGGCGTTTTTGGGGCGTTTGGGTGCCCCGGATGGGGTTTGGGCCGTGATGGGGGATTACGATTACAGCGATGACCGGCAGAGTTGCCTGTTTTGCCATGCAAGGGGCAGTGGTGCCCCCACCGAGGCCCATGGGGTGCGGTTTTTGAGGAATTCCGGTGAAAGGGTGCAGATGGGCGGCGTCCCGGTTTTGGTGGGGGGTGTGGACGGGCAGGCGTTTCGGGAGTTCGATGGGTGGCGGTCGTTTTTGGGGGGCGATGGGGAGTTGCCCGCGGTTTTGCTCAGCCACAGTCCGTTGGTTTTCGATGAGATCGATGGGTCCCAGCCGATTTTGGTGTTGGCCGGGGATACGCATGGCGGGCAGATTCCGTTGCCCGGGTGGGCTTGGGGGATGTTGGGATACGAGAAGACTGCGCGATACAGCCAGGGGTGGTTCCAAAAGGGCCGGAGCCGCATGTTTGTGAGTCGGGGGGTTGGGACGAGCCATTGGTCGGTGAGGTTGCTGCGGCGGCCGGAGGTGGTGGTGTTGCACTTTCGGTGA
- a CDS encoding TIGR03790 family protein has protein sequence MVICNARSNESLRLAAYYMEKRAIPASNLLKVKIQEDETCSREGYEAHILRPARAHIETLSRKRAIKCLLTMYGLPLKIEGPAPTDDEARQLEQLSETKKELEKRLSLAGEANGAVAEEIERELRDIDARLKASGADSKRAALDSELALVMVEDYPLAGWVANPLFAGFAGREGLVDWLQVKQVARLDGSSPEVVQRMIDDSLAAEKSGLKGMAYFDARWAFDSKKGEGAYGLYDKSIHRAAMRVRESGRLGVVIDSEERLFQKNECPETALYCGWYSLGRYVPAFKWQKGSVGFHIASAECATLKRPGSQVWCKRMLEEGAAATIGPVWEPYLQAFPLPEIFFGMLVSGRWSLVECYFASLPYLSWQMVLVGDPLYRPF, from the coding sequence ATGGTGATATGCAATGCGCGTTCGAATGAGAGTTTGCGTTTGGCTGCGTATTATATGGAAAAACGAGCTATTCCTGCTTCCAACCTTTTGAAGGTGAAAATTCAGGAGGATGAGACGTGCAGTCGGGAAGGTTATGAGGCGCATATTTTAAGGCCTGCTCGGGCGCACATCGAGACCCTGTCCAGAAAGAGGGCGATTAAGTGCCTGTTAACCATGTATGGTTTGCCATTGAAAATCGAGGGGCCTGCACCGACAGATGATGAGGCGCGTCAGTTGGAGCAACTGAGTGAGACGAAAAAGGAATTGGAAAAGAGGCTGTCGCTGGCTGGGGAGGCGAATGGGGCGGTAGCAGAGGAGATAGAGCGGGAGTTGAGGGATATTGATGCTCGGCTGAAAGCTTCAGGCGCTGATAGTAAGAGGGCTGCCCTCGATTCGGAATTGGCGCTGGTGATGGTGGAAGATTATCCGTTGGCGGGTTGGGTGGCCAATCCGCTGTTTGCCGGTTTTGCCGGGAGGGAGGGCCTGGTCGACTGGTTGCAGGTGAAGCAGGTGGCCCGTTTGGACGGCTCTTCACCTGAAGTTGTCCAACGGATGATCGATGACAGCCTTGCGGCTGAAAAGTCCGGCTTGAAGGGGATGGCTTATTTCGATGCCCGGTGGGCCTTTGATAGCAAGAAGGGGGAGGGCGCCTATGGGCTTTATGACAAATCGATCCACCGGGCTGCGATGCGGGTCAGGGAGAGTGGCCGTTTGGGGGTGGTCATTGACAGTGAGGAGCGGCTGTTTCAGAAAAATGAGTGTCCGGAGACGGCGCTGTACTGTGGGTGGTACAGTTTGGGGAGATATGTACCTGCCTTTAAGTGGCAGAAGGGGTCGGTGGGGTTTCATATCGCCAGTGCAGAGTGCGCTACGTTGAAGCGGCCCGGAAGCCAGGTATGGTGCAAACGGATGCTGGAGGAGGGGGCGGCTGCAACCATCGGGCCGGTTTGGGAACCTTATCTTCAGGCGTTTCCGTTGCCGGAGATTTTTTTCGGGATGCTGGTCAGCGGACGCTGGAGTCTGGTGGAGTGCTATTTTGCCAGTCTGCCCTATTTGTCGTGGCAGATGGTCTTGGTTGGGGATCCGTTGTACCGGCCATTCTGA
- a CDS encoding tetratricopeptide repeat protein, whose protein sequence is MSHSQRHPAITIAATLFIGLLLLNGCASDEDKKAAHLQKGIAYFEKGEFKSAEIELRNAIQIDPQYLAAHLQLAETYVKLGDPKSAFQEYSRIAQLDPENSDANLKLATFLLLGKQLDQARIHAEKVLAASPQNIDAMIILAAISDLSDNPTEAADLYKQVLAIDITHIGAYTGLARAYAKLGDTAQAEHTLKKAVAAAPGSAKPHLTLAAFYAQQQRFDMAEQEMQTAVAKEPGNAELHTTLGNYYMSRGQTGNAETAFLEAVKLQPKETRPYLTLAAFYEGSQKSDQAEAMLKQALEFKPDDVQSMDAAARFYHRHDQTDQAAALIDQALALRPGYTPTRLLKSELLIAQKQYPEAIELLDRLIAEAPNLAPAHHLKGAALLAKNDLNLAKTALLKAEELNPQMQSTKLMLADIFLKQRDFNSAQQYARGIVATQPENFQANLILGSALLGQQKTAEALPYFNKLIAIEPDNPIGYYQLGNLQAATGDYPSAQANYEQALRINPNLMDVFTNLIRVYVAQKQHDAALARCDRQLQSVAPGTLQRAVIHDLKGSLYASQNNMAAAERSFEAALAENPQYLKPYYALARIFMARNQSDKAIAQYQTILAKKPDQPGVRMLLGIIYEMQNQPQSAEEQYRQALQIDPGFAPAANNLAYMLASNDGDLNEALNLARLAREKQPEDPSVMDTLGWVLLKRGLYDSAIREFSESLAKLPRNATIHYHLGLAYYQKQEIALARKALETALSIDQDFQEAAAAKKLLAEM, encoded by the coding sequence ATGAGCCATTCTCAGCGCCACCCAGCCATCACGATCGCTGCAACACTTTTCATTGGCCTGCTGCTACTCAATGGATGCGCCTCGGACGAGGACAAAAAAGCGGCTCACCTGCAAAAAGGAATCGCCTATTTTGAAAAGGGCGAATTCAAGAGCGCCGAAATCGAACTCCGCAACGCCATCCAGATCGATCCCCAATATCTGGCGGCCCACCTCCAGTTGGCCGAAACCTACGTCAAGCTCGGCGACCCCAAAAGCGCCTTCCAAGAGTATTCGCGCATCGCCCAGCTCGATCCCGAAAACAGCGACGCCAACCTTAAACTGGCCACGTTTCTGCTCTTGGGCAAACAGCTCGATCAGGCAAGAATACACGCCGAAAAGGTGCTTGCCGCATCCCCGCAGAATATCGACGCCATGATCATCCTGGCCGCCATCAGCGACCTTTCGGACAACCCGACCGAAGCCGCCGACCTATACAAACAAGTTCTTGCCATCGACATTACCCACATTGGCGCCTACACCGGTTTGGCGCGCGCCTACGCCAAACTGGGGGATACGGCGCAGGCCGAACACACCCTGAAAAAAGCCGTCGCCGCCGCCCCCGGATCTGCAAAGCCCCATTTAACCCTGGCGGCCTTTTATGCCCAGCAGCAGCGTTTTGATATGGCCGAGCAGGAAATGCAAACGGCCGTCGCCAAAGAGCCCGGCAATGCCGAACTCCATACCACCCTGGGCAACTATTACATGTCCCGCGGCCAAACCGGCAACGCCGAAACCGCCTTCCTCGAAGCGGTCAAACTGCAGCCCAAAGAGACCAGGCCTTACCTGACCCTGGCCGCCTTTTACGAGGGTAGCCAAAAAAGCGACCAGGCAGAAGCCATGCTCAAACAAGCACTCGAGTTCAAGCCCGATGATGTCCAGTCCATGGACGCCGCGGCGCGGTTCTACCACCGCCACGACCAGACCGACCAGGCGGCGGCCCTGATCGACCAGGCACTGGCCCTGCGCCCCGGCTACACCCCGACGCGCCTGCTGAAAAGCGAACTTCTCATCGCCCAAAAGCAATATCCCGAAGCCATCGAACTGCTGGACCGCCTGATCGCCGAAGCCCCGAACCTCGCACCCGCACACCACCTCAAGGGAGCGGCCCTGCTCGCTAAGAACGACCTCAACCTGGCCAAGACCGCCCTGCTCAAAGCCGAAGAACTCAACCCGCAGATGCAGTCCACCAAGCTGATGCTGGCCGACATCTTCCTCAAACAACGCGATTTCAATTCTGCGCAGCAATATGCCCGCGGCATCGTCGCTACCCAGCCGGAAAATTTCCAGGCCAACCTCATCCTCGGCAGCGCCCTGCTAGGCCAGCAGAAAACCGCCGAAGCCCTGCCCTATTTCAACAAGTTGATCGCGATCGAACCGGACAACCCCATCGGCTACTACCAACTCGGAAACCTCCAGGCCGCCACAGGCGACTACCCGTCCGCCCAGGCCAACTATGAACAGGCGCTTCGCATCAACCCCAACCTCATGGACGTGTTTACCAATCTGATCCGCGTCTATGTCGCCCAGAAGCAGCACGATGCCGCCCTGGCCAGATGCGACCGGCAACTGCAAAGCGTGGCCCCAGGTACATTGCAGCGCGCCGTCATACACGACCTGAAAGGCAGCTTGTATGCATCCCAAAACAATATGGCCGCGGCCGAGCGCTCCTTCGAAGCCGCACTCGCCGAAAACCCCCAGTACCTGAAGCCATACTACGCCCTGGCCCGCATTTTCATGGCCAGGAACCAAAGCGACAAAGCCATCGCCCAGTACCAAACCATCCTGGCCAAAAAGCCCGACCAGCCGGGCGTGCGCATGCTCCTGGGCATCATCTACGAAATGCAGAATCAGCCGCAGTCGGCCGAGGAACAGTATCGCCAGGCGCTGCAGATCGATCCCGGCTTCGCCCCGGCAGCCAACAACCTGGCCTACATGCTGGCCTCCAATGACGGAGACCTCAACGAAGCCCTCAACCTGGCCCGCCTCGCCCGGGAAAAGCAGCCCGAGGATCCATCCGTGATGGACACCCTGGGATGGGTCCTCCTCAAACGCGGCCTCTACGACAGCGCCATCCGCGAGTTTTCGGAAAGCCTGGCCAAACTGCCCCGCAATGCCACCATCCATTATCATCTGGGGTTGGCCTACTATCAAAAACAGGAAATCGCGCTCGCCAGAAAGGCCCTGGAAACCGCCTTGAGCATCGATCAGGATTTCCAAGAGGCCGCGGCCGCCAAAAAACTACTGGCAGAAATGTAA
- the prsR gene encoding PEP-CTERM-box response regulator transcription factor, with protein MVQKLLIIEDEKSVAKQLKWGLGEDYDISIAYDAEQARPFLASGSFPVVVLDLGLPPHPDTAQEGLLLLEEIASVSPDTKVIVTTGNAEHENAMRAVALGAADFYAKPVDLKVLDFILRRAFRLHALETDNRRLRHQVDQGGSLCGMLGISEVMKGLFKQIRNVSATDYPVLITGASGTGKEMAARAVHALSRRAKRPLVIINCGAIPENLLESELFGHEKGAFTGAVGRKTGRFEQADGGTLFLDEIGELPLMLQVKILRFLQEGTIDRLGGEKTLSVDARIIAATNVDLEAAVKQGAFREDLFFRLNVFPVRMPALKERAEDILYLAQHILQTEAAALKRGQVSFLPGALSAMTAYDWPGNVRELQNRIRRALGMTRGRILSASDLGLEENRPEDNGTQRLPTLKEARNAAEIKVVRQALAICGNNISQAAQLLEISRPTMHDLIKKHGIS; from the coding sequence ATGGTTCAGAAACTATTGATAATCGAAGATGAGAAGTCCGTGGCCAAGCAGCTGAAGTGGGGGCTTGGGGAGGATTACGACATCAGCATCGCTTATGATGCGGAGCAGGCGAGGCCGTTTTTGGCCTCAGGCAGCTTTCCGGTCGTGGTGCTGGATCTTGGGCTGCCGCCACACCCGGACACGGCACAGGAGGGATTGCTGCTGCTTGAAGAGATTGCGTCTGTCTCTCCGGACACAAAAGTGATTGTCACTACTGGCAATGCAGAACATGAAAACGCGATGCGGGCTGTCGCGCTGGGGGCGGCAGATTTTTATGCCAAGCCAGTGGATTTAAAGGTGCTGGATTTTATTTTGCGCCGTGCCTTCAGGCTCCATGCCTTGGAAACGGACAACCGCCGGCTGAGGCATCAGGTGGACCAGGGCGGTTCCCTTTGCGGTATGCTGGGAATTTCCGAGGTGATGAAAGGCTTGTTCAAGCAGATACGAAATGTCAGCGCCACCGATTATCCGGTGTTGATCACCGGCGCCAGCGGGACAGGCAAGGAGATGGCCGCGCGAGCGGTGCATGCACTGAGCCGACGGGCCAAGCGCCCCCTGGTGATTATCAACTGCGGGGCGATTCCTGAAAACCTGCTGGAAAGCGAGCTTTTCGGACATGAGAAGGGAGCCTTTACCGGCGCTGTGGGGCGCAAAACCGGGCGCTTCGAGCAGGCGGATGGGGGCACGCTGTTCCTGGACGAGATCGGGGAACTGCCCCTTATGCTGCAGGTCAAGATATTGAGATTTCTTCAGGAGGGGACGATCGATCGGTTGGGCGGCGAAAAAACCCTCAGTGTGGACGCCCGTATCATCGCCGCCACCAATGTTGACCTGGAAGCGGCGGTGAAGCAGGGGGCGTTTCGCGAAGATCTTTTCTTCAGGCTCAATGTCTTTCCGGTGCGTATGCCCGCCTTGAAGGAGAGGGCCGAAGATATCTTGTACCTGGCACAGCATATTCTGCAAACCGAGGCGGCTGCGTTGAAACGCGGCCAGGTTTCTTTTCTTCCCGGCGCCCTTTCGGCCATGACGGCTTACGATTGGCCGGGCAATGTGCGCGAACTGCAAAACCGTATTCGACGGGCCTTGGGGATGACCAGGGGCCGGATCTTGTCAGCGTCTGATTTGGGTTTGGAGGAGAACCGGCCGGAGGACAATGGGACGCAACGGCTGCCCACCTTGAAAGAGGCGCGGAATGCGGCGGAAATCAAGGTGGTAAGGCAGGCATTGGCGATCTGCGGGAACAACATCAGCCAGGCCGCGCAGCTGCTGGAGATCAGCCGGCCGACCATGCACGATTTGATCAAGAAGCATGGTATCTCGTGA
- the prsK gene encoding XrtA/PEP-CTERM system histidine kinase PrsK, with protein sequence MPLKLFYVFDLLLLLSCAVAPRLRNSEQRVSLSLIQILAALPLLAAQYIYCATELWSPATYLLILFTEGLFSLVWLTLAVRLSMPPVEDTPETPIVITGQLLAAAALIALTLYFQYHPPDVQSATNDLVFAPYGAIYFHALALLLAMLATAWRLETFWRRLSLSDRWAYKFLIMGCFLATAALIWAGSYRLTYQRLATHHLALMAALAVLSWLLIVYAVARHRLLNRKIFISRKIIYSFVAPTIFAAYLFTLGVIGLIMRAFGLSLPFLLQWLAFSIGLLAVAIFLFSPGLRRRVHFFISTHFYINKYEYRDEWLALSIRLQNAATERDVVVALYDVLSDSLYATHITIWIGDDDRGYIAIPSQSPNPPTSNAPAIAPNDPLVQYLKTHPHFYIDDNTADATHRALAFEHKALFESSDLVLLAPLQAGEQLMGIIGLGREFTGGRYGQDDFDLLAALGTQTASALMAVRMAEKLANARERQAWHRLSAFVLHDIKNAAAMLALVRANAPANIHNPEFQQDMLEAMDDALARMGKVQTRLDMLKEEIVPEWTDVEIHQFLDDCCNTINKRLKGMAIDLICPPEIHIQTDPNFLSRIVENLLINAFEAGGQPPTACVRVDANHSQHQVTICIEDNGPGIDQDLLPEALFQPLKTTKASGSGIGLWQVKQLVASLNGTIHAENIPDGGASFTIQIPK encoded by the coding sequence ATGCCCCTAAAACTCTTCTATGTCTTCGACCTCCTGCTGCTCCTATCCTGCGCCGTCGCCCCGCGCCTCCGCAACAGCGAACAGCGGGTTTCCCTGTCACTCATTCAAATACTGGCCGCCCTGCCCCTGCTGGCCGCACAATACATTTACTGCGCCACCGAATTGTGGTCACCAGCCACTTACCTCCTGATCTTGTTTACCGAAGGCCTCTTCAGCCTCGTGTGGCTCACCCTGGCCGTCCGCCTCTCCATGCCGCCGGTCGAAGACACACCGGAAACACCAATCGTCATCACTGGACAACTCCTCGCGGCCGCCGCCCTCATTGCACTGACCCTCTATTTCCAGTACCATCCACCCGACGTCCAATCCGCAACGAACGACCTGGTATTTGCCCCATACGGCGCCATCTATTTCCACGCCCTCGCGCTTCTGCTCGCCATGCTCGCCACCGCCTGGCGACTGGAGACCTTCTGGCGCCGGCTCTCCCTATCCGACCGCTGGGCATACAAATTCCTCATCATGGGCTGCTTCCTCGCCACCGCCGCCCTGATCTGGGCCGGCTCCTACCGGCTCACTTACCAGCGGCTGGCCACACACCACCTGGCCCTGATGGCCGCCCTTGCCGTGCTCTCCTGGCTGCTCATCGTTTACGCGGTCGCACGCCACCGGCTGCTCAACCGTAAAATCTTCATTTCGCGCAAGATCATCTACTCTTTCGTGGCCCCCACGATTTTTGCCGCCTATCTGTTCACACTCGGTGTCATCGGGCTGATCATGCGCGCCTTCGGGCTGTCCCTGCCCTTTTTGCTGCAATGGCTGGCCTTCTCCATAGGGCTTCTGGCCGTCGCCATCTTTCTCTTTTCGCCCGGGCTGCGCCGCCGGGTCCATTTTTTCATCAGCACCCATTTCTACATCAACAAATACGAATACCGCGACGAATGGCTGGCCCTTTCCATCCGGCTGCAAAACGCCGCCACCGAACGGGACGTGGTCGTTGCCCTTTACGACGTACTCTCCGACAGCCTTTACGCCACCCACATCACCATCTGGATCGGAGACGACGACAGGGGATACATCGCCATCCCCTCCCAATCGCCGAACCCACCGACATCCAACGCCCCGGCCATCGCCCCGAACGATCCCCTGGTGCAATACCTCAAAACCCATCCCCACTTCTATATCGATGACAACACCGCTGACGCCACCCATCGAGCCCTTGCGTTTGAACATAAAGCCCTCTTCGAAAGCTCGGACCTCGTTCTGCTGGCTCCCCTCCAGGCCGGCGAACAATTGATGGGCATCATCGGGCTGGGCCGGGAGTTCACCGGAGGACGCTACGGTCAAGACGACTTCGACCTGCTCGCCGCATTGGGCACCCAAACCGCATCGGCCCTCATGGCCGTGCGCATGGCCGAAAAACTGGCCAACGCCAGGGAGCGCCAGGCCTGGCATCGCCTCTCCGCCTTCGTGCTCCATGACATCAAAAATGCCGCCGCCATGCTCGCCCTGGTCCGGGCCAACGCCCCCGCCAACATCCACAACCCCGAATTCCAGCAGGACATGCTCGAAGCCATGGACGACGCCCTGGCCCGCATGGGCAAAGTTCAAACCCGGCTGGACATGCTGAAAGAAGAGATCGTCCCCGAATGGACCGATGTGGAAATTCACCAGTTTTTAGACGACTGCTGCAATACAATCAACAAACGATTGAAAGGCATGGCCATTGATCTCATTTGCCCGCCCGAGATCCACATCCAGACCGACCCCAATTTTCTCTCCCGGATCGTCGAAAATCTTCTCATCAATGCCTTCGAAGCAGGCGGCCAACCACCCACGGCGTGCGTTCGGGTCGACGCAAATCATTCCCAGCACCAAGTCACCATCTGCATCGAGGACAACGGCCCCGGCATAGACCAGGACCTTCTGCCCGAGGCCCTCTTCCAACCCCTCAAGACCACCAAAGCCAGCGGCAGCGGAATCGGCCTCTGGCAAGTCAAGCAACTGGTAGCAAGCCTCAACGGCACGATCCACGCCGAAAATATTCCCGATGGCGGTGCCTCGTTCACCATCCAGATTCCAAAATAG
- a CDS encoding PEP-CTERM sorting domain-containing protein: MKKFSVFLCSLVMFFSMAGLASAVPATWSDFIDWTPDEEISLLSNNPFSYFHDISDTSFNSDSTIDYFELTVALYDDNQGYWFFGYHPDGSETANVSVFGDYISYDFSLTSNTMESTSLLARLDIYHDGTLNVLITSFGGDFLADYSQLTVYGDDGTAPVPEPATMLLLGTGLLGMVVVGRKRFKK, translated from the coding sequence ATGAAAAAATTTAGTGTCTTTTTATGTAGTTTGGTAATGTTTTTCAGCATGGCAGGTTTAGCGAGTGCAGTGCCAGCAACATGGTCTGATTTTATCGATTGGACCCCCGACGAAGAAATCTCGCTTCTTTCAAACAACCCCTTTTCCTACTTTCATGATATTAGTGATACAAGTTTTAATAGCGATTCTACAATTGATTATTTTGAACTCACTGTAGCGCTATATGACGATAATCAAGGCTATTGGTTTTTTGGGTACCACCCTGATGGTAGCGAAACTGCTAATGTATCAGTTTTTGGTGATTATATTTCTTACGATTTTTCCTTAACGTCTAATACAATGGAATCGACATCTCTTCTTGCCAGACTTGATATATATCACGACGGAACGTTAAACGTACTTATTACGTCTTTTGGCGGCGACTTTTTAGCGGATTACTCACAACTTACAGTATACGGTGATGATGGCACTGCCCCAGTTCCCGAACCGGCCACTATGCTTCTCCTCGGCACCGGTCTACTCGGGATGGTTGTCGTTGGCCGCAAACGCTTCAAAAAGTAG
- a CDS encoding PEP-CTERM sorting domain-containing protein, with product MKRIAPLTIMIILAMSFSAHALSITTVSYSGSDYDGTYMFTVIPDPPTTTPTSDPALSWLQSQINTWFSANESGYQIDSLTYYDKYEFDEGTSENGLLSITGGTWYAPVPVEFYAVKGSTSYAMYWLGFDGASSAQWTTGHLVGTADQDSVGISHLTGYNPAVAPVPEPATLLLLGSGLLGLLGVSRKKFKK from the coding sequence ATGAAGAGAATCGCACCACTTACGATCATGATCATCTTGGCAATGTCATTCAGCGCACACGCATTGTCCATCACAACTGTCAGCTATAGCGGAAGCGACTATGACGGCACCTACATGTTTACCGTCATTCCCGATCCCCCAACGACCACACCAACGAGCGATCCCGCACTCAGTTGGCTTCAGAGCCAAATTAATACTTGGTTCTCCGCTAATGAATCAGGTTACCAAATCGATTCGCTCACATATTACGATAAATATGAATTCGATGAGGGCACAAGCGAGAATGGACTGTTGTCTATAACCGGTGGCACATGGTATGCGCCGGTTCCGGTCGAATTCTATGCTGTTAAAGGCTCAACCAGTTATGCCATGTATTGGCTCGGTTTTGACGGCGCTTCATCCGCCCAATGGACGACCGGGCACCTTGTAGGGACAGCCGATCAAGACAGCGTCGGCATATCACACCTGACCGGCTACAACCCCGCAGTCGCACCGGTTCCGGAGCCTGCCACCCTCCTGCTCCTGGGCAGCGGCCTCCTGGGCCTCTTGGGCGTGAGCCGCAAAAAGTTCAAGAAGTAG
- a CDS encoding PEP-CTERM sorting domain-containing protein — translation MKKAMMFLLVSLTVVFIAGNVWALPMADTYVTMENDWDVPYTMTDAEGNTYGTFCLEKNNYFEPGKTYYVSSVGDYASGGGVGGVDGKDPVSSESKWLYAAYMSGVFDQISNAAQMVQNAIWYLEQEITNGSDWNTLSAYQNQFDDSGWTVIAVNLITKNGSIIDNQSQLVGAPVPEPATMLLFGTGLLGLAGFSRMRKKRSSLES, via the coding sequence ATGAAGAAAGCTATGATGTTTTTATTGGTTTCGCTTACGGTTGTTTTTATTGCTGGGAATGTATGGGCACTGCCGATGGCCGATACCTATGTAACAATGGAAAATGATTGGGATGTGCCTTATACAATGACGGATGCTGAAGGTAACACTTACGGTACATTTTGTTTGGAAAAGAATAATTATTTTGAACCAGGCAAAACCTATTATGTGTCTTCTGTTGGCGATTATGCATCAGGTGGTGGGGTTGGCGGAGTAGATGGTAAAGATCCGGTTTCCAGTGAATCCAAGTGGCTTTATGCAGCCTATATGTCTGGTGTCTTTGATCAAATCAGCAACGCTGCCCAGATGGTGCAAAACGCGATCTGGTATCTGGAACAAGAGATCACTAATGGCAGCGACTGGAATACCCTGAGTGCGTACCAAAACCAATTTGATGACAGCGGTTGGACAGTGATAGCAGTAAATTTGATTACGAAAAATGGCAGTATTATCGATAACCAAAGTCAGCTCGTGGGAGCTCCCGTGCCTGAGCCGGCTACGATGCTGCTGTTTGGTACGGGATTACTTGGATTGGCGGGTTTCAGTCGAATGAGAAAAAAAAGAAGCAGCCTGGAATCATAA